A portion of the Acidobacteriota bacterium genome contains these proteins:
- a CDS encoding ABC transporter permease, with protein MSLRRAVWRAAPFLSIPLFVILWQTAVMLDPRPLVPSPVAVAAGTLELLERGLLFRYIVASLFRTTWGYLLAVGLAVPLGVWLGLAPRARAAAGPLLQILRPISALAWIPLAILWFGVGDLSAIFLIFIASFLPMIAVTMQAVRQVDPVFLDAGRNFGLDRNAMVRRIVIPAILPRLFVGMRITLGVSWLVVVAAEMIAVNSGLGFLIIEARNAGNRYDLVVAGMVMIGLLGLVLDLAMRRLERLPAVRWGYVR; from the coding sequence ATGAGTCTGCGACGCGCCGTCTGGCGGGCGGCACCCTTCCTATCGATTCCGCTCTTCGTGATCCTCTGGCAGACCGCCGTCATGCTCGACCCTCGCCCGCTCGTTCCCTCGCCCGTCGCGGTGGCGGCGGGGACGCTCGAGCTTCTGGAGCGCGGGCTGCTGTTCCGATACATCGTCGCCTCTCTTTTCCGCACCACCTGGGGGTATCTGCTTGCGGTCGGACTCGCCGTCCCGCTCGGCGTCTGGCTCGGCCTCGCACCCCGCGCACGAGCCGCAGCAGGTCCGCTGCTCCAGATCCTCCGGCCGATCTCCGCGCTCGCATGGATTCCGCTCGCGATCCTCTGGTTCGGCGTGGGCGATCTCTCCGCGATCTTTCTGATCTTCATCGCGTCGTTTCTCCCGATGATCGCGGTGACGATGCAGGCGGTGCGTCAGGTCGATCCGGTCTTTCTCGATGCCGGCCGAAACTTCGGACTCGATCGCAATGCCATGGTCCGGCGAATCGTCATTCCCGCGATCCTCCCCCGCCTCTTCGTCGGTATGCGGATCACGCTCGGCGTGTCCTGGCTCGTCGTCGTCGCCGCCGAAATGATCGCCGTCAATTCCGGACTCGGGTTTCTCATTATCGAGGCGCGCAATGCCGGCAATCGCTACGACCTCGTGGTCGCCGGCATGGTGATGATCGGGCTGCTGGGCCTCGTACTCGACCTCGCCATGCGGCGGCTCGAACGCCTTCCTGCCGTGCGCTGGGGGTACGTCCGATGA
- a CDS encoding ABC transporter ATP-binding protein, with translation MTSKVEMVDVNRQFRTDEGKVEALRDIRLSVRAGELICLLGPSGCGKSTLLNIVAGFLAPSSGTVTIDGEPVTGPDRRRIFVFQERGVFPWLTVEGNIAFGLDHLPPAEARERIAHYIAMVGLRGFERAYPHELSGGMKQRVEVARAFAVDPDVLFLDEPFGALDSITRLQMRRELLRLWEAERKTILFVTHDIEESVQLADRVVVMTARPGRIRRIVEIDIPHPRDLSDPRYIELRDSIFAEIGLAHQV, from the coding sequence ATGACGTCTAAAGTGGAGATGGTCGACGTCAATCGGCAATTCCGCACCGACGAGGGGAAGGTGGAAGCTCTGCGCGACATCCGTCTCTCGGTTCGTGCGGGTGAGCTGATCTGCCTTCTCGGACCGTCCGGTTGCGGGAAATCGACGCTGCTCAACATCGTTGCCGGATTTCTCGCTCCATCGAGCGGAACCGTCACGATCGACGGGGAGCCGGTGACCGGCCCCGACCGCCGCAGAATCTTCGTCTTTCAGGAGCGCGGCGTCTTTCCGTGGCTCACAGTCGAGGGAAACATCGCCTTCGGTCTCGACCATCTTCCACCTGCCGAAGCACGCGAACGGATCGCGCACTACATCGCGATGGTCGGCCTCCGCGGATTCGAGCGCGCTTACCCCCATGAGCTGTCGGGAGGGATGAAACAGCGCGTCGAGGTGGCGCGCGCATTCGCCGTCGATCCGGACGTCCTCTTCCTCGACGAGCCGTTCGGCGCGCTCGACTCGATCACGCGGCTCCAGATGCGACGCGAGCTGCTTCGGCTCTGGGAGGCCGAACGAAAGACGATTCTCTTCGTCACTCACGACATCGAGGAGTCGGTTCAGCTCGCCGACAGGGTCGTCGTCATGACTGCGCGCCCCGGCAGGATCCGGCGCATCGTCGAGATCGACATTCCGCACCCGCGCGATCTGAGCGATCCGCGCTATATCGAGCTCCGCGACTCGATCTTCGCGGAGATCGGACTGGCTCATCAGGTATGA
- a CDS encoding ABC transporter permease has protein sequence MTRPLIERIALPLGTAVAILVLWSLLVRATGTPVFPSPSEVVAGFGELARRGVLLSYIGDSLRRVAIGFGLAIAIGIPIGIFSGWFGLLDRALNPLVQSLRPISPLAWMPLAVIWFGIGDAAPVFLIFLGGVFPLIVAAADGVRNVPAIYLRAGSNFGLSTLQVLVRVVFPASLPSILTGLRIALGISWLVLVAAEMIAVDSGLGYLIIDARNAGKRYDLVVTGMILIGVIGLLLDTTTRLIERLPSVRWGFRD, from the coding sequence ATGACCCGCCCGCTCATCGAACGGATCGCCCTCCCGCTCGGCACCGCCGTCGCAATACTCGTGCTGTGGTCGCTCCTCGTCCGAGCGACCGGCACGCCCGTCTTTCCCTCGCCTTCCGAGGTCGTCGCCGGATTCGGTGAGCTCGCGCGCCGCGGCGTGCTGCTTTCGTACATCGGTGATTCGCTCCGCCGCGTCGCCATCGGTTTCGGGCTGGCCATCGCGATCGGAATCCCAATCGGGATTTTTTCCGGATGGTTCGGCCTGCTCGACCGTGCGCTCAATCCGCTCGTCCAGTCGCTGCGACCGATCAGTCCGCTCGCCTGGATGCCGCTCGCGGTGATCTGGTTCGGCATCGGCGACGCTGCACCGGTGTTCCTCATCTTTCTCGGTGGAGTCTTTCCGCTGATTGTTGCGGCTGCCGATGGCGTGAGAAACGTTCCCGCGATCTACCTCCGCGCCGGATCCAACTTCGGGCTTTCGACACTCCAGGTCCTCGTTCGCGTAGTCTTCCCCGCCAGCCTTCCCTCGATCCTGACCGGTCTCCGCATCGCGCTCGGCATCTCCTGGCTGGTGCTCGTCGCGGCCGAAATGATCGCCGTCGATTCCGGACTCGGCTACCTGATCATCGATGCGCGCAACGCAGGCAAGCGGTACGATCTGGTCGTCACAGGGATGATCCTGATCGGCGTGATCGGGCTCCTGCTCGACACCACCACGCGACTGATTGAGCGACTCCCCTCGGTTCGATGGGGATTTCGTGATTAA
- a CDS encoding ABC transporter substrate-binding protein: MTDYISAYSDHGNLFIPRLFQGFPEIKEALMSDRIQAGFMVAPMAIALRAQGVPLRITYLGHRYGSAVVVGKDSDIRSPADLRGRTIAIPSRFSNERLIVYRVLKDFGIPPSEVKLVEMAPPDVPAALAAGAIDAFSMGEPFPSQAEMAGFGRVLFHAKDYWPDYTSCVLVVRQDVIDERPEAVQILVDGIARSGLWLDEGKRNREHAADFVGRYYYRQDPTLLRWALTNPLDRVRYTPLTPYEDEFDEIVGLMIETGVLERHIPFSDYVDTRFAEGAREETAWRYEPGSGRAE; the protein is encoded by the coding sequence GTGACCGACTACATCTCGGCCTACTCGGACCACGGCAATCTTTTCATTCCGAGGCTCTTCCAGGGCTTTCCGGAGATCAAAGAGGCGCTGATGTCCGACCGGATCCAGGCGGGATTCATGGTCGCACCGATGGCAATCGCCCTGCGGGCTCAGGGCGTACCGCTCAGAATCACCTACCTCGGGCATCGTTACGGAAGCGCGGTCGTCGTCGGAAAGGATTCCGACATCCGCTCACCCGCCGATCTCCGCGGGCGTACGATCGCCATTCCCAGCCGCTTTTCCAATGAACGGCTGATCGTCTACAGGGTCCTGAAGGACTTCGGGATCCCGCCATCGGAGGTGAAGCTCGTCGAGATGGCACCTCCCGACGTCCCGGCTGCGCTCGCCGCCGGGGCGATCGACGCATTCTCGATGGGCGAACCGTTTCCGTCGCAGGCCGAGATGGCGGGGTTCGGCCGCGTTCTGTTCCACGCGAAGGACTACTGGCCGGACTACACCTCCTGCGTCCTGGTGGTGAGACAGGACGTGATCGACGAGCGCCCCGAGGCGGTCCAGATCCTCGTCGACGGGATCGCGCGATCGGGACTCTGGCTCGACGAGGGGAAGAGGAACCGCGAGCACGCTGCCGATTTCGTCGGACGCTACTACTACCGCCAGGACCCGACGCTTCTCCGCTGGGCGCTGACGAACCCGCTCGACCGTGTGCGCTATACGCCGCTGACCCCGTACGAGGACGAGTTCGACGAGATCGTCGGGCTGATGATCGAGACCGGTGTTCTCGAGCGCCACATCCCCTTTTCGGACTACGTCGACACCCGATTCGCAGAGGGTGCGCGAGAAGAGACCGCGTGGAGATACGAGCCCGGCAGCGGCAGAGCGGAATGA
- a CDS encoding YnfA family protein produces MMLFVIAGLCEIGGGYGVWLWLRGNRTIAFAIAGAVLLILYGVIPTLQPANFGRVYAAYGGVFVVLSIFWGWLIDRVTPDRFDILGGSICLAGIMVIMYAPRA; encoded by the coding sequence ATGATGCTGTTCGTTATTGCCGGCCTTTGCGAGATCGGCGGGGGATATGGTGTCTGGCTCTGGCTTCGGGGGAATCGGACGATCGCCTTCGCCATCGCCGGAGCGGTCCTGTTGATTCTTTACGGTGTCATCCCGACGCTTCAGCCGGCGAACTTCGGCAGGGTGTATGCGGCCTACGGCGGTGTTTTCGTAGTCCTGTCGATCTTCTGGGGCTGGCTGATCGACCGCGTGACGCCGGACCGGTTCGACATCCTCGGAGGCTCGATCTGTCTCGCCGGCATCATGGTGATCATGTACGCGCCGCGCGCGTGA
- a CDS encoding arsenate reductase ArsC encodes MAKAIVRFPRSQSQTPYPPPISQRPAITNSIIDRTILHLRAHIAYRPRFYGKGRHVHFRFPSPRATLFRELTTQSDPHGYTDRKKRVLFICTHNSARSQMAEGLLRHLAGDRFEAESAGTERTHVRPLAIRAMAEIGIDISRQTSKTLERFRTDRWDYVITVCDQANESCPLFPGGEARLHWSFDDPSSATGSEAERLAVFRRVRDQIRERIESLLSDDAARTTAK; translated from the coding sequence ATGGCGAAGGCGATCGTCCGATTCCCCCGAAGCCAGAGCCAGACACCATATCCCCCGCCGATCTCGCAAAGGCCGGCAATAACGAACAGCATCATCGATCGAACCATCCTCCACCTCCGAGCTCATATCGCGTATCGACCTCGATTCTACGGGAAAGGCCGGCACGTTCACTTCCGTTTCCCTTCTCCCCGCGCTACGCTGTTTCGCGAGTTGACCACACAATCCGATCCGCACGGATACACTGACAGGAAGAAGCGGGTTCTCTTCATCTGCACGCACAACTCGGCGCGGAGCCAGATGGCCGAGGGGCTCCTCCGTCATCTCGCGGGAGACCGATTCGAAGCCGAGAGCGCCGGGACCGAGCGGACGCACGTCCGCCCTCTCGCGATCCGAGCGATGGCCGAGATCGGAATCGACATTTCGCGACAGACGTCCAAGACGCTCGAGCGGTTCCGAACTGACCGGTGGGACTACGTGATCACCGTCTGCGATCAGGCGAACGAGTCGTGCCCGCTCTTCCCCGGCGGCGAGGCACGCCTCCACTGGAGTTTCGATGACCCCTCCTCGGCGACCGGTTCGGAGGCAGAACGGCTCGCCGTGTTTCGCCGCGTCAGAGATCAGATCCGCGAGCGGATCGAGTCACTTCTTTCCGATGACGCCGCGCGCACGACGGCGAAATGA
- a CDS encoding AbrB/MazE/SpoVT family DNA-binding domain-containing protein produces the protein MLTTIDQAGRIVIPKEIRDRAGLTPGTEIEVEYTGASITIHRAVPAPKLDRVGGRIVARPSGPAEGRPPVDVAAIVEAERERWRD, from the coding sequence ATGTTGACTACCATCGACCAGGCAGGCCGGATCGTGATTCCGAAGGAGATTCGGGATCGGGCAGGACTCACGCCGGGCACCGAGATCGAGGTCGAGTACACGGGCGCCTCGATTACGATTCATCGCGCCGTCCCCGCGCCCAAGCTCGATCGCGTAGGCGGCCGGATCGTCGCCCGTCCCTCCGGTCCCGCGGAAGGGCGTCCCCCGGTCGACGTTGCCGCCATCGTCGAAGCGGAACGCGAGCGATGGCGAGACTGA
- a CDS encoding PIN domain-containing protein, with product MARLTIRELFVDTSVLLAGIIDFGQSAKPAQALMDRVAEGSGKPLTAWHCCLEFYSVATRLPEEYRLMPADATLIVLEELLGRFSVRDLPSRSRKSFVDSLPRDAVAGGKIYDAHIADIARHSGAAAVVTENQRDFITLLRHGVPVLSPTEALDRL from the coding sequence ATGGCGAGACTGACGATCAGGGAGCTCTTCGTCGACACGAGCGTACTGCTCGCGGGCATCATCGATTTCGGCCAGAGCGCGAAGCCGGCCCAGGCGCTCATGGACCGTGTCGCCGAAGGGTCCGGCAAGCCGCTGACCGCCTGGCACTGCTGCCTCGAGTTCTATTCGGTCGCGACCCGCCTTCCGGAAGAGTACCGGCTCATGCCGGCCGATGCCACGCTGATCGTCCTCGAGGAGCTTCTCGGGCGCTTCTCGGTCAGAGACCTCCCGTCCCGCAGCCGGAAGTCATTCGTCGATTCACTTCCGCGGGACGCCGTGGCCGGCGGAAAGATCTACGACGCGCACATCGCCGACATCGCCCGTCATTCAGGTGCTGCGGCGGTCGTCACCGAGAACCAGCGCGACTTCATCACACTCCTCCGTCATGGAGTTCCCGTGCTCAGCCCGACCGAGGCCCTCGACCGGCTCTGA
- a CDS encoding amidohydrolase family protein yields MRTDSKEFRMMSMRKTSSVILASSFALFAFVASLEADECRTEPVIDVHLHFYDEERFWGPAPNRITGEMSPETPESHRKETLRQMDENGIVLALANAPFGWDNHDTALLWHSLEVEHPDEIDIEALEEAVEDGRIRAIGEIGAQYQGISAADPRWEPLWDLAEKHDLPVAIHTGGGPRGTVLRSRPKFRYEMGDPLMLQDVLVEHPGMKVSMMHAGLDLYLDETLAMMHMYPDLYADIGVAVWVSPHMRRALDRFLREAEARGYEDRILFGTDQMIWPDAIPIAIETLRSRDYLSEDQKRGILFENAVRFLGLTDGERAELIERACR; encoded by the coding sequence ATGAGAACCGACAGCAAAGAGTTTCGAATGATGTCCATGCGGAAGACGAGCAGCGTCATCCTCGCATCGTCCTTCGCGCTTTTCGCCTTCGTGGCATCGCTCGAGGCCGACGAGTGCAGGACGGAACCGGTAATCGACGTCCACCTCCATTTCTACGACGAGGAGAGATTCTGGGGCCCCGCGCCGAATCGAATTACTGGCGAGATGTCGCCCGAAACGCCCGAGAGCCATCGGAAGGAAACACTCCGGCAGATGGATGAGAACGGGATCGTGCTGGCTCTCGCGAACGCGCCATTCGGATGGGACAACCACGACACGGCGCTCCTCTGGCACAGTCTCGAGGTGGAACATCCGGACGAGATCGACATCGAAGCACTCGAAGAGGCCGTCGAGGATGGGCGCATCCGCGCGATCGGCGAGATCGGCGCGCAGTACCAGGGCATCTCTGCGGCGGATCCGCGGTGGGAGCCGCTGTGGGACCTGGCCGAGAAGCATGATCTGCCAGTCGCCATCCATACAGGCGGAGGGCCGCGCGGCACCGTGCTGCGGAGTCGTCCGAAGTTTCGCTACGAAATGGGAGATCCACTGATGCTCCAGGACGTTCTCGTGGAGCATCCCGGGATGAAGGTTTCCATGATGCACGCCGGACTCGATCTCTATCTGGACGAAACACTCGCGATGATGCACATGTATCCGGATCTTTACGCGGACATCGGCGTGGCGGTCTGGGTGAGCCCGCACATGAGACGTGCCCTCGATCGTTTCCTTCGTGAAGCGGAAGCCCGCGGCTACGAAGATCGGATCCTTTTCGGCACCGACCAGATGATCTGGCCTGACGCGATCCCGATCGCCATCGAGACCCTCCGGTCTCGCGACTACCTCAGCGAGGATCAGAAGCGCGGCATTCTTTTCGAGAACGCCGTGAGATTTCTCGGGCTGACCGACGGCGAGCGGGCGGAGCTCATCGAACGGGCGTGCAGGTAA
- a CDS encoding nucleotidyltransferase family protein — translation MATAPVGPGATIGRFPVYEKVLDQLISNDFDFLIGGGHAYNLYTKLDRPSRDFDIFVREEDCPEALALMERIGLETELSFPHWLGKAKRDDVTVDFIYGSGNGIAPVDEDWFRHAVEGELWGRRVRFCPVEELIWSKSFIMERERYDGAEIAHLFHSCAETLDWPRLAARFGEQWPVLLSHLVLFHFIYPFDRNKMPLAITQFMLKRFRSQLVEPAPERRICNGTLLSRAQYLIDIEEWGYLDARLEPSGRMKPDDVAHWTEAMRKEGIID, via the coding sequence ATGGCGACGGCCCCAGTTGGACCCGGCGCAACGATTGGCCGGTTTCCGGTATACGAGAAGGTGCTCGACCAGCTGATCTCGAATGACTTCGACTTCCTGATCGGTGGCGGTCATGCCTACAACCTCTACACGAAGCTCGATCGCCCCTCGCGCGATTTCGACATCTTCGTGCGGGAGGAGGACTGCCCCGAGGCGCTCGCGCTGATGGAACGGATCGGGCTCGAAACCGAGCTCTCTTTTCCGCACTGGCTCGGAAAGGCGAAGCGCGACGACGTAACGGTCGACTTCATCTACGGTTCCGGAAATGGAATCGCTCCGGTCGACGAGGACTGGTTCCGCCACGCCGTCGAGGGAGAGCTGTGGGGTCGGCGCGTTCGATTCTGCCCCGTCGAGGAGCTCATCTGGTCGAAGTCGTTCATCATGGAGCGTGAGCGTTACGACGGAGCGGAGATCGCTCACCTCTTTCACTCCTGCGCCGAGACCCTCGACTGGCCTCGGCTTGCCGCGCGTTTCGGCGAGCAGTGGCCGGTGCTTCTGAGCCACCTCGTTCTGTTTCACTTCATCTATCCATTCGATCGAAACAAGATGCCGCTCGCGATCACGCAGTTCATGCTGAAGCGATTCAGAAGTCAGCTCGTCGAGCCGGCACCCGAGAGAAGGATCTGCAACGGCACGCTTCTATCACGCGCCCAATACCTGATCGACATCGAAGAGTGGGGCTATCTCGACGCCCGGCTCGAGCCCTCCGGACGGATGAAACCGGACGACGTCGCGCACTGGACCGAAGCGATGAGAAAGGAGGGCATTATTGACTGA
- a CDS encoding metallophosphoesterase: MTEERVRVAAVGDIHCGADCEGTLRPMFEAAAREADILLLLGDLTKYGKPEEVELLRHELEPMRGIPVVAVLGNHDFESGNEDRVKAALADAGVTVLDGTATTMLGIGFAGTKGFGGGFGRRSLMAWGEQATKAFVQEAVDEAAKLERALGELRTEQKVVLLHYSPVHETIVGEPEQIAPFLGSTRLEEPIDRFRADVVFHGHAHYGSPDGRTKSGIPVHNVAMPLLQRIFPDRPPFRLVEIAVRRALHAR; this comes from the coding sequence TTGACTGAGGAGCGAGTCAGAGTCGCCGCGGTCGGGGACATCCACTGCGGAGCCGACTGCGAAGGGACGCTGCGCCCTATGTTCGAGGCGGCGGCGCGAGAGGCCGACATTCTGCTCCTTCTCGGAGACCTGACGAAGTACGGGAAGCCGGAGGAGGTCGAGCTTCTCCGGCACGAGCTCGAGCCGATGCGCGGCATTCCCGTCGTGGCCGTGCTCGGAAATCACGATTTCGAGAGCGGCAACGAGGACCGTGTGAAGGCAGCCCTTGCCGATGCCGGCGTTACCGTCCTCGACGGAACCGCCACCACCATGCTCGGAATCGGTTTCGCCGGCACGAAAGGCTTCGGCGGCGGATTCGGACGCCGGTCTCTCATGGCCTGGGGCGAGCAGGCGACCAAGGCCTTCGTCCAGGAAGCGGTCGACGAGGCGGCAAAGCTCGAGCGCGCGCTCGGCGAGCTTCGAACCGAACAGAAGGTCGTTCTGCTCCACTACTCCCCCGTTCACGAAACGATCGTCGGAGAGCCGGAACAGATCGCTCCGTTTCTCGGATCGACTCGTCTCGAGGAACCGATCGACCGGTTCCGTGCCGACGTCGTCTTTCACGGGCATGCACACTACGGATCGCCCGACGGCCGGACCAAGAGCGGCATTCCGGTCCACAATGTTGCGATGCCGCTTCTTCAGCGCATCTTCCCCGACCGACCGCCATTCCGTCTCGTCGAGATTGCCGTCCGCCGAGCTCTGCACGCACGTTGA
- a CDS encoding GGDEF domain-containing protein encodes MISADQARHRLRTDFQVGILMLFGVCAVVGILPFAIYRFLVGHFLVGVIDTILVVVIAGAGFYALQTGDTRYPGMLLVIVTTSAATLMAILHSAGLSWMYVALVASFFLVDRVTASLATLLALAILVIHGGAFHSPLQMSSFLITALLVSLFSFIFAYRSEMQRRQLVALASQDPLTGLQNRRAMEQELQIAIETRRRQKTPCGLVMIDIDHFKDINDAGGHETGDQVLMAFARMLRRSTRQVDRIFRFGGEEFVLLMPGADVAALGRITEKLRCAASALSELAPAAVTISLGGAALEEGEDWQRWLARADAALYRAKERGRDCAVIDAPSDPERHEAVRPT; translated from the coding sequence ATGATAAGCGCTGATCAGGCACGGCATCGCCTCCGCACAGACTTCCAGGTCGGAATTCTGATGCTTTTCGGGGTGTGCGCGGTGGTGGGCATTCTCCCGTTCGCGATTTACCGCTTCCTCGTCGGCCATTTCCTCGTCGGCGTCATCGACACGATACTGGTTGTGGTCATCGCCGGTGCTGGGTTTTACGCCCTCCAGACGGGCGACACACGATACCCCGGGATGCTGCTCGTGATCGTGACGACTTCCGCGGCGACACTGATGGCCATTCTACACTCCGCAGGGCTGTCATGGATGTATGTGGCTCTGGTCGCCAGTTTTTTTCTCGTCGACCGGGTGACGGCCTCGCTCGCCACCCTGCTTGCCCTCGCGATCCTGGTCATTCACGGTGGTGCTTTCCATTCGCCGCTGCAGATGTCTTCGTTCCTGATCACGGCACTTCTGGTCAGCCTCTTCTCGTTCATTTTTGCCTACAGGAGCGAGATGCAGCGCCGTCAGCTCGTCGCACTCGCCAGCCAGGATCCGCTCACAGGGCTACAGAACCGGCGTGCGATGGAGCAGGAGCTGCAGATCGCGATCGAAACGCGACGGCGGCAGAAGACCCCCTGCGGACTGGTGATGATCGACATCGACCACTTCAAGGACATCAACGACGCCGGCGGCCACGAGACGGGAGATCAGGTCCTGATGGCTTTCGCCCGCATGCTTCGCCGTTCCACGCGACAGGTCGATCGCATCTTTCGCTTCGGTGGGGAGGAGTTCGTCCTTCTGATGCCAGGTGCGGACGTTGCGGCGCTCGGCAGGATCACCGAAAAGCTCCGATGCGCGGCTTCGGCTCTGTCGGAGCTCGCCCCGGCTGCAGTCACGATCTCCCTCGGCGGTGCCGCTCTCGAGGAGGGGGAGGACTGGCAGCGCTGGCTCGCCCGCGCCGACGCGGCTCTCTACCGCGCCAAGGAGCGCGGCCGCGACTGTGCCGTGATCGACGCTCCGTCCGATCCTGAGCGGCACGAGGCGGTGAGGCCGACGTGA
- a CDS encoding inorganic pyrophosphatase, giving the protein MTMTDQRFSLWRPHPWHGLETGAEPPLRVNAYIEITPYDLIKYEVDKATGYMRVDRPQRTSSQPPALYGFIPRTFCGSRVATLCPRAERGDGDPLDICVISERPIARGEVIVPAHVVGGIQLLDRGEADDKIIAVLEGDFVWQGANELRDIPPIVVERLQHYFATYKLVPGEEAQISLLGTFGRDHAARVVEAAMLDYEALDPDESMT; this is encoded by the coding sequence ATGACGATGACCGACCAACGGTTCTCATTGTGGCGACCCCATCCCTGGCATGGTCTCGAGACGGGAGCGGAGCCGCCGCTTCGCGTGAATGCGTACATCGAGATCACACCATACGATCTGATCAAATACGAGGTGGACAAGGCGACCGGATACATGCGAGTGGACCGGCCGCAGAGAACATCCTCACAGCCACCCGCCCTCTACGGTTTCATTCCACGTACCTTCTGCGGCTCCAGGGTCGCGACGCTCTGTCCGCGTGCCGAGCGGGGCGATGGTGACCCGCTCGACATCTGCGTCATCAGTGAACGCCCGATTGCACGCGGTGAGGTGATCGTCCCGGCTCACGTCGTCGGCGGAATTCAGTTGCTCGATCGTGGCGAGGCCGACGACAAGATCATCGCGGTCCTCGAGGGAGATTTCGTCTGGCAGGGCGCGAACGAGCTTCGCGACATTCCTCCCATTGTGGTGGAGCGGCTTCAGCACTATTTCGCCACGTACAAACTCGTGCCGGGAGAGGAAGCGCAGATCTCGCTCCTGGGCACTTTTGGCCGGGATCATGCGGCTCGAGTGGTCGAAGCGGCGATGCTCGACTACGAGGCACTCGATCCAGATGAGAGTATGACGTGA